Proteins encoded together in one Quercus lobata isolate SW786 chromosome 3, ValleyOak3.0 Primary Assembly, whole genome shotgun sequence window:
- the LOC115982501 gene encoding uncharacterized protein LOC115982501, which translates to MIRWWVLSLQLAELFVSSMVHMLYGFYIFSSAVAGDLSQALNECLFKANNTNVVVKEDVPKGTSTNVDSLPPIVLVHGIFGFGKGRLGGLSYFAGAEKKDERVLVPDLGSLTSIYDRARELFYYLKGGQVDYGEEHSKACGHSQFGRVYEQGNYPEWDEDHPIHFVGHSAGAQVVRLLQQMLTDKAFKGYENTSEKWVLSITALSGAFNGTTRTYLDGIQPEDGRTMKPICLLQLCRIGVIIYDWFDVPWLKAYYNFGFDHFNMSWRKIGFRGLVDGLLGNSGPFSSGDWILPDLSIQGAMQLNCHLNTFPNTYYFSYATKRTRKILGITVPSSILGIHPLLFIRVLQMSQWRHPPDVSPPYKGYRDEDWQGNDGALNTAYMTHPRLPIEHPSCFVENDSECQPLQPGIWYYKIVEADHILFIVNRERAGVQFDLIYDSIFERCRKHVFRKDPPTLPNEAHQ; encoded by the exons ATGATCAGATGGTGGGTGCTTTCACTGCAATTGGCAGAGCTATTTGTGAGCTCGATGGTTCATATGCTATATGGGTTTTACATATTTAGCTCTGCCGTGGCTGGTGATCTCTCTCAGGCTCTGAATGAATGTTTGTTTAAGGCTAATAATACGAATGTTGTGGTCAAAGAAGACGTGCCTAAAGGGACAAGCACCAATGTTGATAGTCTGCCTCCTATTGTTTTAGTTCATGGAATTTTTGGATTTGGCAAAGGG AGATTGGGAGGTTTGTCGTATTTTGCTGGGGCAGAGAAGAAAGACGAGAGGGTTTTGGTGCCTGATTTGGGCTCTTTAACAAGTATTTATGATAG GGCTCGTGAATTGTTCTATTATTTGAAAGGAGGGCAGGTCGATTATGGTGAAGAACATAGCAAGGCTTGTGGGCACTCACAGTTCGGACGAGTTTATGAACAAG GGAATTATCCTGAATGGGATGAGGATCACCCTATTCACTTTGTGGGGCACTCGGCTGGAGCACAGGTTGTTCGCTTGTTACAGCAAATGCTTACTGATAAG GCATTCAAGGGGTATGAGAATACCTCAGAAAAATGGGTATTGAGCATCACAGCCTTGTCAGGAGCCTTCAATGGGACTACGAGAACCTACTTAGATGGGATACA GCCAGAGGATGGGAGAACCATGAAACCTATATGTCTGCTACAATTGTGCCGCATAGGAGTGATAATATATGATTGGTTTGACGTTCCCTGGCTCAAGGCATATTacaattttgggtttgatcacTTCAACATGTCGTGGAGGAAAATTGGTTTTAGGGGTCTTGTTGATGGCCTCTTGGGGAATTCAGGCCCATTTTCTTCAGGGGACTGGATCCTCCCAGATCTTTCAATTCAAGGGGCCATGCAACTCAACTGCCATCTAAATACCTTTCCCAATACATACTACTTCAGCTATGCTACCAAGCGTACTAGGAAGATCTTAGGCATCACAGTTCCTTCTAGCATACTTGGCATCCACCCATTGCTTTTTATAAGAGTATTGCAGATGAGCCAATGGCGTCATCCTCCTGATGTCTCTCCCCCTTATAAAGGCTACag GGATGAAGATTGGCAGGGCAATGATGGAGCCCTCAACACAGCATACATGACTCACCCTCGTCTTCCAATTGAACATCCAAGTTGTTTTGTTGAAAATGATTCAGAGTGTCAACCACTGCAACCAGGCATCTG GTACTACAAGATTGTGGAAGCTGATCACATATTGTTCATTGTGAATCGGGAGAGAGCGGGAGTTCAATTTGATCTGATATATGACAGCATTTTTGAACGCTGCAGAAAGCATGTATTTAGGAAGGATCCACCAACATTACCAAACGAAGCACACCAATAG